One part of the Lycium ferocissimum isolate CSIRO_LF1 chromosome 8, AGI_CSIRO_Lferr_CH_V1, whole genome shotgun sequence genome encodes these proteins:
- the LOC132066635 gene encoding auxin-induced protein 10A5-like, translating to MEFDKLCGKSKKGLITKTWKRCTSFGSFGRKNNQHSLSIKSKSWTEGLSTGTGKKNRVVPEGCFSVYVGHQRQRFVIRTKYLNHPLFRMLLEEAESEFGYSSEGPLVLPCDVDTFEKLLMEMDDSDELDHRRGCSFAAKTHDFYYRLLSPTTSAFNKFSF from the coding sequence ATGGAGTTTGACAAGTTATGTGGGAAATCAAAGAAAGGATTAATCACCAAAACATGGAAGCGATGCACATCTTTTGGAAGTTTTGGTCGGAAAAATAATCAACATTCACTAAGCATCAAAAGTAAGTCATGGACAGAAGGCCTTAGTACAGGGACAGGGAAAAAAAATCGAGTTGTTCCCGAAGGTTGTTTTTCTGTCTATGTAGGACATCAGAGACAGAGATTTGTAATCAGAACAAAATATTTGAATCATCCACTGTTTAGGATGTTGCTTGAAGAAGCTGAGTCAGAGTTTGGTTACAGTAGTGAAGGTCCTTTAGTTCTCCCTTGTGATGTTGACACATTTGAAAAGCTTTTGATGGAGATGGACGACTCTGATGAGCTTGATCATCGTCGCGGTTGCAGCTTTGCTGCGAAGACTCATGACTTCTATTATCGCCTTCTTAGTCCTACAACATCTGCTTTCAATAAGTTTTCCTTCTAA